The window TTAACCACGGGATAATGGCAGTGGTATCAAGGCCGCCGGAATAGGCTAAAATAACTTTTTCTTTCATTTATACATCCTCCTCAGTTATAATTGGATTTTCTTTCATTGGACTTTCATAAATATACACCAAAATCCTGAATAATGCAAGGGTAAAATGAAAAAATATAAAAAAAACTTGCATATTATGCGTTGTGGATGTATAATTATGAACTATCAGTAAATGAAATATATGGAAAGACGCTCTTTTTTTCAAAGGAGCCGACAGCATCAATGCATAAAATGCCGGAATCCGGCAGAGTCAGATACACGGCAGCAAACGACTGGGGATACTGCAGAAATAAAAATAGATTACTCATGAAGAATAAAAGGAGAGATGATTATGATTAAGGCTGGAATAATAGGATCAACCGGATATGCAGGCGGCGAGCTTGCAAGGCTTTTGCTTCAGAGAGATGATGTGGAGATCCTGTGGTACGGATCCAAAAGCTATGTGGATCAAAAATACGCTTCTATTTATCAAAACATGTTTCAGATCGTTGATGATTCCTGCCTGGATGATAATATGGAAGCCTTGGCAGAAATGGCAGATGTGATTTTTACGGCAACGCCCCAGGGTTATTGCGCTTCCCTTATGAATGAGAATATATTAAAGAAAACAAAGGTCATTGACTTAAGCGCCGATTACCGGATCAAGGATGTGGCAATCTATGAAGAATGGTATAAAATGGAGCACAAGACCCCCCAGTTTATAAAGGAAGCGGTTTATGGTCTTCCGGAAATCAACCGGGAAAAGATCAAAAATGCCAGGCTTATCGCCAATCCAGGCTGTTATCCTACCTGCTCCACTTTATCCATTTATCCCTTAGTAAAGGAAGGGCTGATTGATCCCGGTACCATCATCATTGACGCCAAGTCCGGGACATCAGGTGCAGGAAGAGGAGCCAAGGTTGATAACTTATACTGCGAGGTCAATGAGAATATCAAGGCTTACGGTGTAGGCGTTCACCGCCACACGCCTGAAATTGAGGAACAGCTGTCATATGGGGCAGGACGTCCTGTTACCATCAGCTTTACTCCCCATCTGGTGCCAATGAACCGTGGCATTCTCATAACTGCCTATGGAACTCTTGCCAGATCTGTTTCCTATGAGGAAGTGAAGGCAGTTTATGATAAGTATTATGAAAATGAGTATTTTGTCAGGGTGCTGGAAAAGGATGTGGTTCCCCAGACCAAGTGGGTGGAAGGAAGCAATTTTGTGGATGTAAACTTTAAGATCGATCCAAGGACGAACCGGGTGGTCATGATGGGCTCCATGGAT of the Lacrimispora indolis DSM 755 genome contains:
- the argC gene encoding N-acetyl-gamma-glutamyl-phosphate reductase; translated protein: MIKAGIIGSTGYAGGELARLLLQRDDVEILWYGSKSYVDQKYASIYQNMFQIVDDSCLDDNMEALAEMADVIFTATPQGYCASLMNENILKKTKVIDLSADYRIKDVAIYEEWYKMEHKTPQFIKEAVYGLPEINREKIKNARLIANPGCYPTCSTLSIYPLVKEGLIDPGTIIIDAKSGTSGAGRGAKVDNLYCEVNENIKAYGVGVHRHTPEIEEQLSYGAGRPVTISFTPHLVPMNRGILITAYGTLARSVSYEEVKAVYDKYYENEYFVRVLEKDVVPQTKWVEGSNFVDVNFKIDPRTNRVVMMGSMDNLVKGAAGQAVQNMNILFGLPENKGLKLIPMFP